The Plasmodium vinckei vinckei genome assembly, chromosome: PVVCY_14 genome window below encodes:
- a CDS encoding 4-nitrophenylphosphatase, putative: MSLIVSEANQNNCSSFMKEWKIEKKVNAKDFYQNFEVFFFDCDGVLWKGDNAINGAIEVINKLINDNKKVYFVTNNSTKSRDSLLEKFHKLGFTCVKSEHIICTSYAIAKYFHSNEEYKSRQKKIYVIGEKGICDELDALNLDWLGSYKDKDKKVVIHDEGEIQIDNNIGAVVVAIDFGINYYKIQYAQLCINTLDAEFIVSNKDPLANFTSNQEWAGTGSIVASIEQVAFKKPKVLGKPNLFMIEPVLKNLNIDLSKVVMIGDRLETDIDFAQNCKIKSILVSTGVTDANVFLNHNNLNIKPDYFMTSISEFL; encoded by the coding sequence atGTCACTAATTGTTTCTGAGGCTAATCAAAATAACTGTAGCAGTTTTATGAAAGAATGgaaaatcgaaaaaaaagtaaatgcGAAAGActtttatcaaaattttgaagttttcttttttgatTGTGATGGGGTTTTATGGAAAGGGGATAACGCTATTAATGGAGCAATAGAAGTAATTAACAAACTaattaatgataataaaaaggttTATTTTGTCACAAACAATTCTACTAAATCGAGAGATTCATTATTAGAAAAGTTCCATAAATTAGGATTTACTTGTGTTAAATCAGAACATATTATTTGCACATCATATGCAATtgctaaatattttcatagcaacgaagaatataaatcaagacaaaaaaaaatttatgtaatCGGAGAAAAAGGAATATGTGATGAATTAGATGCTTTAAATCTTGATTGGTTAGGTAGCTATAAAGATAAGGATAAAAAAGTCGTTATACACGATGAAGGAGAAATACAAATAGATAACAATATTGGAGCTGTTGTTGTTGCAATTGATTTTggtattaattattataaaattcaaTATGCTCAACTTTGTATAAATACCTTAGATGCAGAATTTATTGTATCTAATAAAGATCCTCTTGCAAATTTTACATCAAACCAAGAATGGGCTGGTACGGGATCAATTGTTGCTTCTATTGAACAAGTAGCTTTTAAAAAACCTAAAGTGCTAGGAAAaccaaatttatttatgattGAACCCGTGTTAAAAAATCTTAACATTGATTTATCAAAAGTTGTTATGATAGGTGATAGATTAGAAACTGATATAGATTTTGCTCAAAAttgcaaaataaaatctATACTTGTTTCTACTGGTGTTACCGATGCgaatgtatttttaaatcataataatttaaatattaaaccTGATTATTTTATGACCTCTATATcagaatttttataa
- a CDS encoding C-Myc-binding protein, putative, translating into MQTNENKTNEKNEFISYLEEHDIISHISRVLLKLFEEKEKPADAIEYIRKHWGNTDTDISLDELKKENSFLREENKNLTKKFEELNNTLKKLINDNEASEA; encoded by the exons atgcaaacaaatgaaaataaaacaaacgaaaaaaatgaattcaTTAGCTATTTAGAGGAACATGATATAATAAGCCATATAAGTCGAGTTTTGTTGAAATTATTTGAGGAAAAGGAAAAACCTGCAGATGCTATAGAATATATACGTAAGCATTGGGGAAATACAGATACAG ATATTTCGTTGGacgaattaaaaaaagaaaattcaTTTCTTagagaagaaaataaaaacttaacaaaaaaattcgaAGAACTAAATAacacattaaaaaaattaattaatgatAATGAAGCATCAGAAGCTTAA
- a CDS encoding calcium/calmodulin-dependent protein kinase, putative, which produces MPLEKVLMSFFSDIICNTKYENICNEIQCFNKKKHYNNTKWLNISEIGTLKIVKILLRGLSNTVCLCEWVIDNTATSILGNCSNCIYIDLLKLNKIYKKCEEKSMSPFKNNYISKIYNSEINQVSPEIIGDKNKTDNNNFHDVDNVKIEHKNTELKYEIIKNINLFINNNDYKKEDNSKIKNKKDRSLDNIGLHKENIIQLVVKIKHKELYSKINECNKFTEVEIHKKLKHCNILNMILSAEDEKYICVFLEYSSIGDLYSFVGFNILKEREVKIIVSQILFALYYLHIKGIIHCDLKLENLLLFNFDEESYLFESNLLSDINIYHTNQFKKLNTQKLIHSINENVKNNPNIKAFKYIVKLCDFGLSVKCEFDKFYPFNGIRGSYGFIAPELFQESSFNNKIDMWALGIISFLLLGGYKPFYPCSRFEEKVIFHERYWHNISPEAKNFIQSLLEIDPLKRMNVIEAMDHPWIRSYFIDT; this is translated from the exons ATGCCTTTGGAAAAAGTTCTGatgtcatttttttctgacATAATTTGTAACAccaaatatgaaaatatatgcaatgAAATTCAATgctttaataaaaaaaaacattataataatactaaATGGTTGAATATATCAGAAATAGGGacattaaaaattgttaagATACTTTTAAGAGGATTATCAAATACTGTATGTTTGTGTGAATGGGTAATTGATAATACAGCAACTTCGATTTTGGGAAATTGTtcaaattgtatatatattgatttattaaagctaaataaaatatataaaaaatgcgAAGAAAAAAGTATGTCCCCTTTTaagaataattatatttcaaaaatttataatagtGAAATTAATCAGGTCAGCCCTGAAATAATAggtgataaaaataagacCGATAATAACAACTTCCATGATGTTGATAATGTAAAGATAGAACATAAGAATACagaattaaaatatgaaataataaaaaatattaacctatttataaataataatgattataaaaaagaggaTAATagcaaaattaaaaataagaaagaTCGGAGTCTTGATAATATTGGCTTacataaagaaaatataatacaacttgtagtaaaaataaagcataaagaattatattcaaaaataaatgaatgtAATAAATTCACAGAAGTagaaatacataaaaaattaaaacattgcaatatattaaatatgatattaAGTGCAGaagatgaaaaatatatttgtgtaTTTTTAGAATATTCATCAATAGGagatttatattcatttgttggttttaatatattgaaaGAAAGGGAAgttaaaataattgtaagtcaaattttatttgcattATATTATCTACATATCAAAGGAATAATACATTGTGATTTAAAATTAGAAaacttattattatttaattttgatgAAGAGTCATACTTATTTGAAtctaatttattatcagacataaatatatatcatactaatcaatttaaaaaattaaatacacaaaaattaattcattctattaatgaaaatgtaaaaaataatcctAATATTAAggcatttaaatatatagtaaaaTTATGTGATTTTGGATTATCTGTAAAATGTGAGTTTGATAAATTTTATCCGTTCAATGGAATTAGAGGAAGTTATGGATTTATTGCTCCCGAATTATTTCAA gAATCCAGTTTtaacaataaaattgatatGTGGGCATTAGGAataatttcttttcttttactGGGAGGTTATAAACCATTTTATCCGTGTTCCCGATTTGAG gAAAAGGTAATATTTCATGAAAGATATTGGCATAATATATCACCCGAagcaaaaaattttattcaaTCCCTATTAGAGATTGACCCCTTAAAAAGGATGAATGTAATTGAAGCTATGGATCATCCTTG GATAAGGAGTTATTTTATCGACACGTAG